In Archangium violaceum, the following are encoded in one genomic region:
- a CDS encoding SpoVR family protein, whose translation MPKSLTPPLSKLKEEIEGYARQFGLDFFETIFEVVSYDELNMVASYGGFPTRYPHWRWGMEYEQLSKGYEYGLSKIYELVINNDPCYAYLLESNSDVDQKLVMAHVYGHCDFFKNNFSFRHTNRRMIDDMANHATRVRRWIDKIGVEKVEDFIDRTLSLENLIDQHAPHIRRNPDPKRAEDEMKSNERVEGFKVNREYMRGFINPAEFLDSQRKKVEDEKQRAKKFPERPQRDVLLFLLEHAPLEPWESDVLSIIRDEAYYFAPQGQTKIMNEGWASYWHSTIMTRRALKDDEVIDYADRHSGTMGTRPGALNPYKLGIELWRDIEERWNKGRFGKEWDECDDLRARRSWDKKLGVGREKIFEVRKHYNDITFIDTFLTPEFAIEQKLFVYGFNEKRNSWEILDREFRKVKNKLLQGLTNFGQPIIEVVDGNHENRGELLLAHKHDGQDLKGDYARETLRNLQSLWRRPTCIITKYDNKGVLLRFDGQNHTEKKIDL comes from the coding sequence ATGCCCAAGAGCCTCACCCCGCCGTTGAGCAAGCTGAAGGAGGAGATCGAGGGCTACGCCCGCCAGTTCGGTCTCGACTTCTTCGAGACCATCTTCGAGGTCGTCAGCTACGACGAGCTCAACATGGTGGCCTCCTATGGAGGCTTCCCCACGCGCTATCCGCACTGGCGCTGGGGAATGGAGTACGAGCAGTTGTCCAAGGGGTACGAGTACGGGCTCTCGAAAATCTACGAGCTCGTCATCAACAACGACCCCTGCTACGCGTACCTGCTGGAGAGCAACTCGGACGTGGATCAGAAGCTCGTGATGGCGCACGTGTACGGCCACTGCGACTTCTTCAAGAACAACTTCTCCTTCCGCCACACCAACCGCCGGATGATCGACGACATGGCGAACCACGCCACGCGCGTGCGCCGGTGGATCGACAAGATTGGCGTGGAGAAGGTGGAGGACTTCATCGACCGGACGCTGTCGCTGGAGAACCTGATCGACCAGCACGCGCCGCACATCCGTCGCAACCCGGACCCGAAGAGGGCCGAGGACGAGATGAAGTCCAACGAGCGGGTGGAGGGCTTCAAGGTGAACCGCGAGTACATGCGCGGCTTCATCAACCCGGCCGAGTTCCTGGACAGCCAGCGCAAGAAGGTGGAGGACGAGAAGCAGCGGGCCAAGAAGTTCCCGGAGCGTCCGCAGCGGGACGTGCTGCTGTTCCTGCTGGAGCACGCGCCGCTGGAGCCGTGGGAGTCGGACGTGCTGTCCATCATCCGGGACGAGGCCTACTACTTCGCGCCGCAGGGCCAGACGAAGATCATGAACGAGGGGTGGGCCAGCTACTGGCACTCGACGATCATGACGAGGCGGGCGCTGAAGGATGACGAGGTCATCGACTACGCGGACCGGCACTCGGGGACGATGGGGACGAGGCCCGGAGCGCTCAACCCATACAAGCTGGGGATCGAGCTGTGGCGGGACATCGAGGAGAGGTGGAACAAGGGCCGGTTCGGCAAGGAGTGGGACGAGTGCGATGACCTGAGGGCGCGGCGCTCGTGGGACAAGAAGCTGGGAGTGGGCCGGGAGAAGATCTTCGAGGTGCGCAAGCACTACAACGACATCACCTTCATCGACACGTTCCTGACGCCGGAGTTCGCGATCGAGCAGAAGCTGTTCGTGTACGGCTTCAACGAGAAGAGGAACTCATGGGAGATCCTGGACCGTGAGTTCCGGAAGGTGAAGAACAAGTTGTTGCAGGGGCTGACGAACTTCGGGCAGCCGATCATCGAGGTGGTGGACGGCAACCACGAGAATCGAGGAGAGCTGCTGCTGGCGCACAAGCACGACGGGCAGGATCTGAAGGGTGACTACGCGCGGGAGACATTGCGCAACCTGCAGTCGTTGTGGCGGCGGCCGACGTGCATCATCACGAAGTACGACAACAAGGGCGTGTTGCTGCGCTTCGACGGTCAGAACCACACGGAAAAGAAGATCGACCTCTAA
- a CDS encoding CHASE3 domain-containing protein: MASNPPRPHTPRRSHRFPLLVLAGHLAASLAVLLIAGLFLRSTHQLSRTSGRVTHTLDVISEADHLLSLLKDAETGQRGYLLTGEELFLAPYEEALLHIRPSKERLRSLLSEDDSQRQRLERMDALIQRKLEVMEQTISLSRGGQPAEAAEQVRAGEGKRLMDELRVLERELREEEQRRLEEQNAQLGQASERADVIVLSGSSFLLGFIGFAALSFMRDWRARERAEAEREELLAREQALRVQEEAERQRIRLQSILTQVPAAVGVYRASDQVCELANPALEKLHGRPLLGRAVWEAFPEQKGSPLHDIFNDVFRTGQPFTTTGMRVMLDRDNDGRFTEGYFNLTYQPLKDAGGQLEAVLLFAVEVTEQVHARQAAEAALAELERAEQLQGQSEARFRLLAETLPQLIWMSRADGYTEYFNPRWYEYTGQKPGQALGDGWSQALHPEDVVHSLETWKRAVTTGEPYGIEYRLRRADGAYRWFIARGLPLRDSEGHITQWFGTCTDIDEQTRGAESLLFLSEASAALAASLDHAATLQQVARLTVPSLADWCLVDLKGEDGRIERVEVTHADHTLAPLAEQLRRFPPTGNEHPSARAMHSGRTVHLPEMTRELVERAAYNAEHLRLTLEEMRPRSLVAAPLLARGRTLGVLTFVTSETSGRRYEEEDVLLLEEVARRAAMALDNARLFSLAQEERKHAEEANRLKDDFLATVSHELRTPLTAMLGWVKMLRSGRLAPDKHARALETVDRNAQAQAQLIEDLLDVSRIITGKLRLETRPVHLAEVVQAAMESVRPAADAKDIRFQPELSETEDLVMGDPGRLQQVVWNLLSNAVKFSPGGSRVRVLLRRVDSSVEVTVADEGPGVPEDFLPHIFERFRQLEGGTTRRHGGLGLGLAIVRHLVELHGGTVHAASEGLGRGASFTVRLPPILPRQTAPDSAAPRKSMALPSVRQPLHPVLAKRRILVVDDEEDNREVLKMMLEEYGAHVLTAASAAEALRAVREHRPELLVSDIGMPGEDGYQLITQVRALPVEEGGGVPAVALTAYARVEDRARALTVGFNMHVAKPVEPSELLTLLSNLMSLSPTG; the protein is encoded by the coding sequence ATGGCAAGCAACCCCCCGCGCCCCCACACACCCAGGCGCTCGCATCGGTTTCCACTGCTGGTCCTCGCCGGGCATCTGGCGGCTTCACTCGCCGTGCTGCTCATCGCCGGCCTCTTCCTGCGCTCGACCCACCAACTGTCGCGGACCTCGGGCCGCGTGACGCATACCCTCGATGTCATCAGCGAGGCGGATCACCTGCTGTCGCTGTTGAAGGACGCCGAGACGGGCCAGCGCGGCTACCTCCTCACCGGCGAGGAGCTGTTCCTCGCCCCCTACGAGGAAGCGCTCCTCCACATCCGCCCCTCGAAGGAGCGCCTGCGCTCGCTCCTGTCGGAGGATGACTCCCAGCGCCAGCGCCTCGAGCGGATGGACGCGCTCATCCAGCGCAAGCTCGAGGTGATGGAGCAGACCATCTCGCTCTCACGCGGAGGCCAGCCCGCCGAGGCGGCCGAGCAAGTCCGCGCCGGCGAGGGCAAGCGGCTCATGGACGAGCTGCGCGTGCTCGAGCGAGAGCTGCGCGAGGAGGAACAACGGCGCCTGGAGGAGCAGAACGCGCAGCTGGGGCAGGCCTCCGAGCGCGCCGACGTCATCGTGCTGTCGGGCAGTAGCTTCCTGCTCGGCTTCATCGGGTTCGCGGCGCTCTCCTTCATGCGGGACTGGCGGGCCCGGGAGCGAGCGGAGGCCGAGCGTGAGGAATTGCTGGCGCGCGAGCAGGCCCTGCGCGTGCAGGAAGAGGCCGAGCGGCAGCGGATCCGGCTCCAGAGCATCCTCACGCAGGTGCCCGCCGCGGTGGGCGTCTACCGGGCGTCGGATCAGGTGTGCGAGCTGGCCAACCCGGCCCTCGAGAAGCTCCACGGGCGTCCCCTGCTCGGCCGCGCGGTGTGGGAGGCCTTTCCGGAGCAGAAGGGCTCCCCGCTCCACGACATCTTCAACGACGTCTTCCGGACGGGCCAGCCCTTCACGACCACCGGGATGCGGGTGATGTTGGACCGCGACAACGACGGCCGGTTCACCGAGGGCTATTTCAACCTCACCTACCAGCCCCTGAAGGATGCGGGGGGGCAGCTGGAAGCGGTGCTGCTCTTCGCGGTGGAGGTGACGGAGCAGGTGCACGCGCGGCAGGCGGCGGAGGCCGCGCTCGCCGAGCTCGAGCGCGCCGAGCAGCTCCAGGGCCAGTCCGAGGCGCGCTTCCGGCTGCTGGCGGAGACCCTGCCCCAGCTCATCTGGATGTCCCGCGCGGACGGGTACACCGAGTACTTCAACCCGCGCTGGTACGAGTACACGGGGCAGAAGCCGGGGCAGGCGCTCGGCGATGGCTGGAGCCAGGCCCTGCACCCGGAGGATGTCGTGCACTCGCTCGAGACCTGGAAGCGCGCGGTCACCACGGGAGAGCCCTACGGCATCGAGTACCGCCTGCGGCGGGCGGATGGAGCGTACCGCTGGTTCATCGCGCGCGGCCTGCCGTTGAGGGACTCCGAGGGACACATCACGCAGTGGTTCGGCACCTGCACGGACATCGACGAGCAGACGCGCGGCGCGGAGTCACTCCTCTTCCTGTCCGAGGCGAGCGCGGCCCTGGCGGCCTCGCTGGACCACGCGGCGACGCTCCAGCAGGTGGCCCGCCTCACCGTGCCGTCGCTGGCGGACTGGTGCCTGGTGGACCTGAAGGGCGAGGACGGTCGCATCGAGCGTGTCGAGGTGACCCACGCGGACCACACCCTGGCCCCCCTGGCGGAACAGCTCCGCCGCTTCCCGCCCACCGGGAACGAACATCCTTCCGCCCGGGCGATGCACTCGGGCAGGACGGTCCACCTGCCGGAGATGACCCGGGAGCTCGTGGAGCGAGCGGCGTACAACGCAGAGCACCTGCGGCTCACCCTGGAAGAGATGAGGCCACGCTCCCTCGTGGCCGCGCCGCTCCTGGCGCGTGGACGGACGCTCGGCGTGCTGACGTTCGTCACCTCGGAGACCTCCGGCCGCCGTTACGAGGAAGAAGACGTGCTGCTGCTCGAGGAGGTGGCGCGCCGGGCGGCGATGGCGCTCGACAACGCGCGGCTCTTCTCCCTGGCGCAGGAGGAGCGCAAGCACGCGGAGGAGGCCAACCGCCTCAAGGACGACTTCCTGGCCACCGTCAGCCACGAGCTGCGCACGCCCCTCACGGCGATGCTCGGCTGGGTGAAGATGCTGCGCAGCGGGCGGCTCGCCCCCGACAAGCACGCCAGGGCGCTGGAGACGGTGGACCGCAACGCCCAGGCCCAGGCCCAGCTCATCGAGGATCTGCTGGACGTGAGCCGCATCATCACCGGCAAGCTGCGGCTGGAGACGCGGCCGGTGCACCTGGCGGAAGTGGTGCAGGCGGCGATGGAGTCGGTGCGGCCCGCGGCGGACGCCAAGGACATCCGCTTCCAACCGGAGCTCTCCGAGACGGAGGACCTGGTGATGGGGGACCCGGGCCGGTTGCAGCAGGTGGTGTGGAACCTGCTGTCCAACGCGGTGAAGTTCTCTCCCGGGGGGAGCCGCGTGCGGGTGCTGCTGCGGCGCGTGGACAGCTCGGTGGAGGTGACGGTGGCGGACGAGGGGCCCGGCGTGCCCGAGGACTTCCTGCCGCACATCTTCGAGCGCTTCCGCCAGCTGGAGGGAGGCACCACCCGGCGGCACGGGGGACTGGGCCTGGGGCTCGCCATCGTCCGGCACCTCGTCGAGCTGCATGGAGGAACGGTGCACGCCGCGAGCGAGGGCCTGGGCCGCGGAGCCTCCTTCACCGTCCGCCTGCCCCCCATCCTCCCCCGTCAGACGGCGCCGGACTCCGCCGCGCCCCGGAAGTCGATGGCCCTGCCCTCCGTCAGGCAGCCCCTCCACCCCGTGCTCGCCAAGCGCCGCATCCTGGTGGTGGACGACGAGGAGGACAACCGCGAGGTGCTGAAGATGATGCTGGAGGAGTACGGGGCGCACGTCCTCACCGCGGCCTCCGCGGCCGAGGCCCTGCGCGCCGTGCGCGAGCACAGGCCCGAGCTGCTCGTCTCCGACATCGGCATGCCGGGAGAGGACGGCTACCAGCTCATCACCCAGGTGCGCGCGCTCCCGGTGGAGGAGGGTGGCGGAGTGCCAGCGGTGGCCCTCACGGCCTATGCCCGGGTGGAGGACAGGGCGCGCGCCCTGACGGTCGGCTTCAACATGCACGTGGCCAAGCCCGTGGAGCCCTCCGAGCTGCTGACCCTGCTGTCCAACCTCATGTCCCTCTCGCCCACGGGCTAG
- a CDS encoding DUF444 family protein: protein MSLRIHQDHSRFKQIVRGKIKSNLRKYVQKGEMIGKKGKDTIAIPIPFIDIPHFKYGHKEQGGVGQGDGEVGQQLSPGAVQPGDGHQAGQGEGDHSLEVDVTLDELAQILGEELQLPHIERRHNEKIVTQKIKYTGVNTTGPESLRHFKRTYKQALKRQIAMGTYDPARPIIVPTREDRRYRSYKLQELPETNAVIIYMMDVSGSMGDEQKEIVRIESFWLDTWLRHQYKGLEARYIIHDAVAREVDRDTFFHTRESGGTMISSAYKLCRDIIKADYPKSAWNIYPFHFSDGDNWSADDTRQCIEMLREDILPSVNQFAYGQVESPYGSGQFIKDLREAIGDSNNVALSEIADKDAIYASIKDFLGKGR from the coding sequence GTGTCGCTGCGGATCCACCAGGACCACTCGCGCTTCAAACAGATCGTCCGCGGGAAGATCAAATCCAACCTGCGCAAGTACGTGCAGAAGGGGGAGATGATCGGAAAGAAGGGGAAGGACACCATCGCCATCCCCATCCCCTTCATCGACATCCCCCACTTCAAGTACGGCCACAAGGAGCAGGGGGGCGTCGGACAGGGAGATGGTGAGGTGGGTCAGCAGCTCTCCCCGGGCGCGGTACAGCCCGGGGACGGGCATCAGGCCGGCCAGGGAGAGGGCGACCACTCCCTGGAGGTCGACGTCACGCTCGATGAGCTGGCGCAGATATTGGGGGAGGAGCTGCAGCTCCCCCACATCGAGCGCCGGCACAACGAGAAGATCGTCACCCAGAAGATCAAGTACACCGGGGTCAACACCACGGGCCCCGAGTCGTTGCGCCACTTCAAGCGCACCTACAAACAGGCGCTCAAGCGGCAGATCGCGATGGGGACGTATGACCCGGCGCGACCCATCATCGTCCCGACACGCGAGGACCGGCGCTACCGCAGCTACAAGCTGCAGGAGCTGCCGGAGACGAACGCGGTCATCATCTACATGATGGACGTGTCGGGCTCGATGGGAGACGAGCAGAAGGAGATCGTCCGCATCGAGAGCTTCTGGCTCGATACGTGGCTGCGCCACCAGTACAAGGGACTGGAGGCGCGCTACATCATCCACGACGCCGTGGCGCGAGAGGTGGACCGGGACACGTTCTTCCACACGCGCGAGTCCGGCGGCACGATGATCTCCAGTGCCTACAAGCTGTGCCGGGACATCATCAAGGCGGACTACCCGAAGAGCGCGTGGAACATCTATCCGTTCCACTTCTCGGACGGAGACAACTGGAGCGCGGACGACACGCGGCAGTGCATCGAGATGCTGCGCGAGGACATCCTGCCCAGTGTGAACCAGTTCGCCTACGGCCAGGTGGAGAGCCCCTATGGCAGTGGCCAGTTCATCAAGGATTTGCGCGAGGCCATCGGAGACTCCAACAACGTCGCCCTGAGCGAGATCGCGGACAAGGACGCCATCTACGCCTCCATCAAGGACTTCCTCGGTAAGGGCCGCTGA
- a CDS encoding ABC transporter ATP-binding protein has translation MPPLEVEVVALEKTYPRPWWPWARPRGRNEAPRTALRGLSFEVEAGEVVALIGPNGAGKSTLLRILSGLLLPSAGTARVASRDVVRERPGCRREVGAALADDRGLAPRLTARQNLRFYAALYDVPPPEVDTRIEEWAAALEARRLLDREVRTFSSGEKARVVLMRALLHRPRVLLLDEVTRSLDPGAARRLRTRLLSDVAARGTAVLFASHDLAEVEAVAHRVLLLDAGRLAAAGTFAQVRPAAESVFAAVPREEA, from the coding sequence GTGCCACCGCTGGAGGTCGAGGTCGTCGCCCTGGAGAAGACGTACCCGCGGCCCTGGTGGCCGTGGGCGCGACCGCGTGGCCGGAACGAGGCCCCCAGGACGGCCCTGCGCGGCCTGTCCTTCGAGGTGGAGGCCGGCGAGGTGGTGGCCCTCATCGGTCCCAACGGCGCGGGGAAGAGCACGCTGCTGCGCATCCTCTCGGGCCTGCTGCTGCCGAGCGCGGGCACGGCGCGGGTGGCCTCGCGCGACGTGGTGCGGGAGCGTCCCGGGTGCCGCCGCGAGGTGGGCGCCGCGCTCGCGGATGACCGGGGCCTGGCGCCCCGCCTCACGGCGCGGCAGAACCTGCGCTTCTACGCCGCGCTCTACGACGTGCCCCCGCCCGAGGTGGACACGCGCATCGAGGAGTGGGCCGCGGCGCTCGAGGCCCGGCGCCTGCTGGACCGGGAGGTGCGCACCTTCTCCAGCGGGGAGAAGGCGCGGGTGGTGTTGATGCGGGCGCTGCTGCACCGGCCGCGGGTGCTGCTGCTGGACGAGGTGACGCGCTCATTGGACCCGGGAGCCGCGCGCCGCCTGCGCACGCGCCTGCTGTCGGACGTGGCCGCCCGTGGGACGGCCGTGCTCTTCGCCAGCCACGACCTGGCCGAGGTGGAGGCCGTGGCCCACCGCGTGCTGCTGCTGGACGCGGGCCGCCTCGCCGCCGCCGGCACCTTCGCCCAGGTGCGCCCGGCCGCCGAGTCCGTCTTCGCCGCCGTGCCCCGGGAGGAGGCGTGA
- a CDS encoding ABC transporter permease yields MRLLLAFLRRDLQMATAYRLNALLLVSGGLFTLTLFYFLARTVGETPLVRGRYGTDYFSFALVGLATAALLRALQTGFSGAVRAAQNDGSLEPLLGAPLSTFHVVTLMGAWPVANALLRSVGLLGFGALLFGARLHLHPAAFVLTLVLSALTFCALGLLSAAFVLVFKRGDPFSYALDTLSYLFAGVLYPTDVLPPFLRAVARFLPATHALHGLRESALRGTGPSELLPTWAALLTFCLVLWPLAAWAVSAARRHVEQAGTLPHS; encoded by the coding sequence ATGCGCCTGCTGCTCGCCTTCCTGCGGCGCGACCTTCAGATGGCGACGGCCTACCGGCTCAACGCGCTGCTGCTCGTCTCGGGAGGCCTCTTCACCCTCACCCTCTTCTACTTCCTCGCTCGCACGGTGGGCGAGACACCGCTGGTGCGCGGCCGCTACGGGACGGACTACTTCTCCTTCGCGCTGGTGGGGCTGGCCACCGCGGCGCTGTTGCGTGCCCTGCAGACGGGCTTCAGCGGCGCGGTACGCGCGGCACAGAACGACGGCTCGCTGGAGCCGCTGTTGGGCGCTCCCCTGTCCACCTTCCACGTCGTCACCCTGATGGGGGCCTGGCCCGTGGCCAACGCGCTGCTGCGCTCGGTGGGGCTGCTCGGCTTCGGAGCGCTCCTTTTTGGTGCACGGCTGCACCTCCACCCGGCCGCCTTCGTCCTCACGCTGGTGCTGAGCGCCCTCACCTTCTGTGCGCTCGGCCTGCTGTCCGCCGCCTTCGTGCTCGTCTTCAAGCGGGGCGACCCCTTCTCCTACGCCCTGGACACCCTCAGCTACCTCTTCGCGGGTGTCCTCTATCCAACAGACGTGCTGCCGCCCTTCCTGCGCGCCGTGGCCCGCTTCCTCCCCGCCACCCATGCCCTCCACGGCCTGCGTGAGTCCGCCCTGCGCGGCACGGGCCCCTCCGAGCTGTTGCCCACCTGGGCGGCACTGCTCACCTTCTGTCTCGTCCTCTGGCCCCTGGCCGCCTGGGCCGTGTCAGCCGCGCGCCGACATGTAGAGCAGGCGGGGACGCTGCCCCACAGTTGA
- a CDS encoding PrkA family serine protein kinase: MKDVENKASSSWVARIAALQDAKTYAELHWEGSFEEYLEIVRKNPKVTRTAFQRIYDMILSHGKTEYIDNKKKLIRYHFFSDEKFGGRDAIFGLDVPLMKLVNVFKSAAQGYGTEKRVILLHGPVGSSKSTIARLLKKGLEDYSKSPEGASYTFSWLTDKKGLDGVTVREKMKCPMNEEPLNLIPREWRPKVLAELCPPESGYTIPDGSELCPACRFVFKDLMTQYKGDFSKVMEHVRVNRLIFSEKDRVGIGTFQPKDEKNQDSTELTGDINYRKIAEYGSDSDPRAFNFDGEFNIANRGLIEFVEVLKLDVAFLYDLLGASQEHKIKPKKFPQTDIDEVIIGHTNEPEYKKLENNEFMEALRDRTVKIDIPYITKLSEEVKIYEKDFNSRAIKGKHIAPHTLEMAAMWAVLTRLEEPKKHNLSLLQKLKLYNGKTLPNFTEDNIKELRKEAVREGLEGISARYIQDKISNALVSDKGEGCINPFMVLNELEAGLKGHSLINNEDSRKRFREMLTSVKQEYEDIVKNEVQRAISADEDAIGKLCGNYIDNIKAYTQKEKVKNKYTGLYEEPDERLMRSIEEKIDIPDSRKDDFRREIMNYIGALAVDGKSFNYRTNERLHKALELKLFEDQKDSIKLKNLVSTVVDKETQEKIDLVKDRLMKNYGYCEICSTDVLNFVASIFARGDAKE; the protein is encoded by the coding sequence ATGAAGGACGTAGAGAACAAGGCTTCATCTTCCTGGGTCGCGAGGATCGCCGCGTTGCAGGACGCGAAGACCTACGCGGAGCTCCATTGGGAGGGCTCCTTCGAGGAATACCTCGAGATCGTCCGGAAGAACCCCAAGGTCACCCGCACCGCCTTCCAGAGGATCTACGACATGATCCTCAGCCACGGGAAGACGGAGTACATCGACAACAAGAAGAAGCTCATCCGCTACCACTTCTTCAGTGACGAGAAGTTCGGTGGCCGCGACGCCATCTTCGGCCTGGACGTGCCGTTGATGAAGCTGGTCAACGTCTTCAAGTCGGCGGCCCAGGGCTACGGCACCGAGAAGCGCGTCATCCTCCTGCACGGACCGGTGGGCTCCTCCAAGTCCACCATCGCGCGCCTGCTCAAGAAGGGCCTGGAGGACTACTCCAAGTCGCCCGAGGGCGCCTCGTACACCTTCTCCTGGCTCACCGACAAGAAGGGCCTGGACGGCGTCACCGTCCGCGAGAAGATGAAGTGCCCGATGAACGAGGAGCCGCTCAACCTCATCCCCCGGGAGTGGCGGCCCAAGGTGCTCGCCGAGCTGTGCCCGCCCGAGAGCGGCTACACCATCCCGGATGGCAGCGAGCTGTGCCCCGCCTGCCGCTTCGTCTTCAAGGACCTGATGACGCAGTACAAGGGCGACTTCTCCAAGGTGATGGAGCACGTCCGCGTCAACCGCCTCATCTTCAGCGAGAAGGACCGCGTCGGCATCGGCACCTTCCAGCCCAAGGACGAGAAGAACCAGGACTCCACCGAGCTCACCGGTGACATCAACTACCGGAAGATCGCCGAGTACGGCTCGGACTCCGACCCGCGCGCCTTCAACTTCGACGGCGAGTTCAACATCGCCAACCGCGGCCTCATCGAGTTCGTCGAGGTGCTCAAGCTCGACGTGGCCTTCCTCTACGACCTGCTGGGGGCCAGCCAGGAACACAAGATCAAGCCCAAGAAGTTCCCCCAGACGGACATCGACGAGGTCATCATCGGGCACACCAACGAGCCCGAGTACAAGAAGCTCGAGAACAACGAGTTCATGGAAGCGCTACGCGACCGTACGGTGAAGATCGACATCCCGTACATCACGAAGCTCTCCGAGGAGGTGAAGATCTACGAGAAGGACTTCAACTCCCGCGCCATCAAGGGCAAGCACATCGCGCCGCACACGCTGGAGATGGCGGCGATGTGGGCGGTCCTCACGCGCCTGGAGGAGCCCAAGAAGCACAACCTCTCGCTGTTGCAGAAGCTCAAGCTCTACAACGGCAAGACGCTCCCCAACTTCACCGAGGACAACATCAAGGAGCTGCGCAAGGAGGCCGTGCGCGAGGGCCTCGAGGGCATCAGCGCCCGCTACATCCAGGACAAGATCTCCAATGCCCTGGTGAGCGACAAGGGCGAGGGCTGCATCAACCCCTTCATGGTGCTCAACGAGCTGGAGGCCGGACTCAAGGGCCACTCGCTCATCAACAACGAGGACTCCCGCAAGCGCTTCCGCGAGATGCTCACCTCGGTGAAGCAGGAGTACGAGGACATCGTCAAGAACGAGGTCCAGCGCGCCATCAGCGCCGACGAGGACGCCATCGGCAAGCTGTGCGGCAACTACATCGACAACATCAAGGCCTACACCCAGAAGGAGAAGGTGAAGAACAAGTACACCGGTCTCTACGAGGAGCCGGATGAGCGCCTGATGCGGTCCATCGAAGAGAAGATCGACATCCCGGACAGCCGCAAGGACGACTTCCGCCGGGAGATCATGAACTACATCGGCGCGCTGGCGGTGGACGGCAAGAGCTTCAACTACCGGACCAACGAGCGGCTCCACAAGGCACTGGAGCTCAAGCTGTTCGAGGACCAGAAGGACAGCATCAAGCTCAAGAACCTCGTATCCACGGTGGTGGACAAGGAGACCCAGGAGAAGATCGACCTGGTCAAGGACCGGCTGATGAAGAACTACGGCTACTGCGAGATCTGCTCCACGGACGTGCTGAATTTCGTGGCCAGCATCTTCGCGCGGGGTGACGCCAAGGAGTAG